The proteins below come from a single Corylus avellana chromosome ca3, CavTom2PMs-1.0 genomic window:
- the LOC132173475 gene encoding B3 domain-containing transcription factor NGA1-like, translating into MAATTGEADSAGPPSPCDENTEPCSKCMYIKYEPEPEQEFEKILSPSDIQRKGSYRLYLPKPRAARFCTLANGSHPVSVYDVQMKRWPMRCRRSGGKAYLTRGWSRFAKQKNLSEGDRITFYELNCKRGTGKRVFMMGVSRKGCTQILGAAIRN; encoded by the coding sequence ATGGCTGCAACTACAGGAGAGGCAGATTCAGCAGGGCCTCCATCTCCGTGTGATGAGAACACAGAACCATGTTCCAAATGTATGTACATCAAGTACGAGCCTGAGCCTGAACAAGAGTTTGAGAAGATTTTGTCACCATCTGATATTCAGCGAAAGGGAAGCTACAGGCTTTATTTACCGAAGCCACGAGCTGCCAGATTCTGCACCCTAGCAAATGGAAGTCATCCGGTGAGTGTCTACGACGTTCAAATGAAGCGCTGGCCAATGCGTTGTCGTAGGAGTGGTGGGAAAGCTTATCTCACCCGAGGCTGGAGCCGCTTTGCTAAACAGAAGAATCTAAGTGAAGGAGATAGAATCACATTTTATGAGCTGAATTGCAAGAGAGGGACTGGAAAAAGGGTCTTCATGATGGGAGTCTCTCGCAAAGGATGCACTCAGATTCTTGGAGCTGCAATTAGAAATTAG
- the LOC132176688 gene encoding glucan endo-1,3-beta-glucosidase 11-like, translating to MAIFNSRVGMIHMFLMFSLYLSVFGFVGVKSLGINYGRVGNNLPQPEKVLDLLTSLKITKIRIYDTNPKVLTAFANSNIELVVTVENELLPQLMDQVQAFQWVTTHIKPYFPATRITGIAVGNEIFTQKDNTLLASLVPAMVNIHGALFQLGLDSNIQVSTPNSIEVLEESYPPSAGIFKSNIYSTMIPLLQFLWKTKAPFWINAYPFFAYKYNPNSISLDYVLFRSTTRIIDNHTNLQYDNMLYAQVDAVIFAITRMGFGGMDVQVSETGWPSKGDPDEIGATLENAATYNENLVRRQLENEGTPWRPNIGLEVYLFALFNENLKLGPTSERNYGLYQPNGTMCYNVGLPALSSMPNGHTSSAVKAANMECQSMVHSMFVSLVIFQVFMRRPY from the exons ATGGCAATCTTTAATAGTAGAGTCGGCATGATCCACATGTTTCTTATGTTTTCTCTTTACTTATCAG TTTTTGGCTTTGTTGGAGTCAAATCATTGGGAATAAACTATGGTCGAGTAGGCAATAATTTGCCACAGCCGGAAAAGGTACTTGATCTGCTTACATctcttaaaattacaaaaataagaaTTTATGACACAAATCCCAAAGTTTTGACTGCATTCGCCAATTCCAACATTGAATTGGTAGTCACGGTTGAAAATGAGTTGCTCCCTCAGTTAATGGATCAAGTACAAGCCTTTCAATGGGTTACCACCCATATCAAGCCGTATTTTCCTGCCACTAGAATTACCGGGATCGCAGTAGGAAATGAAATATTCACCCAGAAAGATAATACCCTATTAGCGTCTCTTGTCCCAGCCATGGTCAACATTCATGGTGCTCTATTCCAGTTAGGATTAGACTCAAATATTCAAGTTTCTACACCTAATTCTATAGAGGTTCTTGAAGAATCATATCCGCCCTCGGCCGGGATTTTCAAAAGCAACATATATAGTACCATGATACCACTTCTACAGTTCTTGTGGAAAACCAAAGCTCCCTTTTGGATCAACGCTTATCCATTTTTTGCTTATAAGTACAACCCAAATAGTATTTCTCTGGATTATGTTCTCTTCCGTTCTACAACAAGAATCATAGACAACCACACCAACCTACAATATGACAATATGTTGTATGCTCAAGTAGATGCAGTCATATTTGCTATTACTAGGATGGGCTTTGGTGGAATGGATGTTCAAGTTTCTGAGACTGGTTGGCCATCAAAAGGGGACCCCGATGAAATTGGTGCAACCTTAGAGAATGCAGCTACTTACAATGAGAATTTGGTGAGACGGCAACTGGAAAATGAAGGAACACCTTGGAGGCCTAATATAGGGCTTgaagtttatttatttgctttgtTCAATGAGAATTTGAAGCTTGGGCCAACATCGGAAAGGAATTATGGTCTCTACCAACCTAATGGAACCATGTGTTACAATGTAGGGCTCCCTGCCCTATCAAGTATGCCCAATGGTCATACTTCCTCTGCTGtaaag GCAGCAAACATGGAATGTCAAAGCATGGTGCACTCAATGTTTGTCTCTTTGGTGATCTTCCAAGTTTTCATGAGAAGACCATATTAA